The genomic DNA ATGCCCATGGCAGATGAAATCAAGTCCTGGGATTTCAGATGATACGGTCACCTCTTCCAGCGAAGCGTCGCCCATCAAGTATTCGGCAAGTCCCTTCGGATGCTGAATTCCTAACAGTTTGTAAAGTGTGGGGCGTCGAAGGTCCGCGTCGATCAGTAGGACACGTTTGCCTGCTTTGGCGATCGCTGCGGCAACGTTAACCGTCATCGTGGATTTTCCATCACCGGGCATGGGGCTGGTGACTTGGATCACGTTTTCATCGGTTTGGCCGGTGTGTACAAACAAGCTTGTTCTGGCCATCGTCAACACTTCCGACTCGACGCTGTGCGGTGCGAAGACGGTGCGGCATAGAGGGCTAAGCGACGACTGCTTCGCAGCCTTCTTTTCCTTTCGCGTAACTTGAAAACGTGGAACATGGGCAATCACGTTTGCATTGAGCGAACGCTCCAAGTCGCTTGGGTCGCGGAATGTTTGATCCGCGTATTCGGCCCAGAAAGCAAGCAGGCCGCCAACCAACAAACCGGCGAGAGCGCCGTTCATCAGGATCTTCGATAGCTTAGGCCAAATTTGCCCACCGACGCCCGGTGGCGAGAGGAGATCGATCGTAAATCCGGCATAGTCGGAGGTTAATTCCAGTTCCTGAAGGCGTCCCATGATCACATCGTAGCGTTGCTGAGCGCGTGTCATTTTGGCTTTCAACGCCGTCCCCTCCAGGAACTCCGATTCCGCGGCTTTTGCTGCGACACGAACCGTCGCGGCTTCTTCCATCAAATGTTGTTGTCTTTTGCTCAGGTCTTTAATGTCGTTATTCAGCAGAGTGGAGAACGCAGTTAGAATTTGTGACGGAGTCATGCCCGAGGAAACAATTTCTTCCAGCCCTGTCGGTGCTTTCTCGTTGATATAATTTCGAACCGAAGTGAGCTCGTCGCGTACCCGTTGAACCAGTGGATGTTCATCTCCATAGTCGGCTGTTAAGGCTTGTTCGCGAAGCATTAAGCCCAGCACTTTGGTGTGTTCCAAATTGATGGCTGCCGCGCGAAGCGGATCTTCGCGCGATGCGCCGGTAGACCCTACATCGCCATTGGCGATATCCATGAAGAATTTTAGACGATCAGCGTCGCGGGCGTTCAGGAGTGCCAGACGTTCAATGTCCATCTGCTCTTGGTCGCTTCCAGAGGCTTCGATCTCGGCGATGCTTTCAAGCTTCGATTTTGCGTAGACCAATTGCGAACGAACTTCTGCGATTTCTTGTTCGAGCGTCTGCAAGCGGTCATGGGAGACGCTGTGCAGTTGTTCGCCATCGAGCATGCCGACCGACGTTGCCAGGAAGGCGGTGTACGCTTGTGTGGCGTCCTGGAGTTCCTGTTCGTTTGTCGCTTGAGCTTGGATGATCAATGCTGCCGCTTCTTCGCCGACATTTTGCGTACGCGATTCGATGTGGTGACAGTAACGCTCGTAAACCACTTCCAAAACATACTCGGCATCTTCGGGATCGGAACTTTGGTACGTCACCTGAAGAACACTTGCGCCTTGGGAACCACCCGCCCCACCGCGTTGGATGTTCAGGTTTCCACTCAGCAGGCCCAGTGCCGAGTTTCCTTCGCGACGGGCAGCGACAAACGAATCGAGATCGGAAAGATTTCCGACTTCGATTGCATCGTTCAAGATCATCGGACTTTTGAGTAGTGCGATGTGAGTTGCGAGCAAGTCCGCTCGGACCACACTGGCATCAAAACTGCGTCCGTTGGGGGAATTGCTTGTCATCAATTCCGATGCGCGTTGAGACACCAGAATGTCCATGCTCGACTGATAAACCACTTTCGTGTTTTTGTGGTACGCGTAGGCGATGCCGAGCCCCACCACCAAACCAAACAGCAGCAGCGGCCAACGGCGACGCAAAATACGCGTAACGTCGCTGGGGGGCGAGTCAAGCATCCCATCGGCTGGGAATGCGATCTCTTTCGTGGAGTGATTGGTCTGCATGGCGATGGTTTTTTGGAGTTGCGAGTTGGAGGCGAAGTGAAGTTCGACATCGGCAAGCTGACATTGGGGATTGCGCGTACCTGTTCAATATCCCAACGCGAACGGAAATGCGCTGTGGCGAAATGTTTCTCGCAACACTGACAGGTAGCCCGATCATATAAATTCTCCTCTATCCCCACCCTCCCCTGCGTGGCGGGTGCGGTGCGTTGGATTGGCTACGTTGTCTTGTCTGCCCGCAGGGATAGTATTAACAGCTTGTTGTGCGTACGCAAGTAGTAAAATTGGCGGTGTCGTTGATTTGTCGTATTGTTAAATCGATTGCATCGCAAAGGAAAACCTAGACGCCTTTCCGAGGATGGAATTAACGCGGTTCGCGGTTTCTGCGCAGGCGTTCGATCGTGTGAAACAGGGAGTCAACCTGATGCTGTCTGGCTCCCAGCGAGCCAGCGACAATTGCTTGGTCGTAGGCAGCAATCTCATTCCCCAGTTTCAAGTGCGCAGCGGAGAGACGAACGCGAAAGGTCGGGTTTGACGTGTCACCTTGAACCGCTTCTCGCCAATACGTGATGGCCTGTTGCCAATCGGACTGCTGTTCTGCGAGCTGGGCGCGCCCTGCCGCACGCTCCGCATCCGATAGACTTTCATCCGATTGAAGTATGTCGATGCAGCGGGCTGTCCAGAGCGACTGGGGTTCGCGCATTGATGGGTCGCGCTGGGCCCGCCCAGCCATCGCCAGCAATAGGGCGATGTTGTCAGGAAATAGTTGGTTTACGATCGTTTCGGGGGGCCAGCGTCGGTGGGCAAGTGCCAGTATCGTGTCCGCACGTTGGCTAGAGACGGTGAGATAGCGGTTCCAAAGCCGGATCGCGGCTTCCGAATCATCCGTTAAGTAGTGCAGTAAGCCAGCAGCGTAGATATGCTCTGGATTGCTGTGTGCCAGTTGCGCTAAGTTGGTTCCCCAGTGCTGCCAAGCGTTGTTCGAAATAGGTGCGAGCATCGCCAGTGCAAGGTGACTTTGCGGTGAAAGAGGGTTGCATTGGACTGCACGCTGCAGAGAGTGATTCACATCGCGCATCAATCGCTGATCGGTAGGCGAAGGGAAGAGGGCTGCCAGGGATTGCGAGTGTTGTTTCGAAGGCATGTTCGCAAACATCGAAAACCAGTGTAGCGTGGTTTGATGTTGCCAAGCTTTATCGAGTTGGTTGGGGGCTTCCTGTTTCGCTGCTTTCAAGCGAAGTTCGGCAAGTTGCCACCAAGCATAGCGTTGCCAAGCGGCGACATTGTCGGGCATCGCATCGGTTAAACGTCGCAGTTTGTCCTGGTTTTTATTGCACTGATCCAATGTTGGAGTGACGGTCTCCATTGGAATTTCAGTTGCCGATAAAATATTGTCCGATTCAACTTCTTTGCGAAGCAAATATTGGCTGAGTTGCAGTGGTGCCACAGCTAGCAGGAGCCATATGAATCCGTTGGCTCCCGTTGTCGGGTACGGTGCGCCACCCACCGCAAGCCTTGAGGAATCTTTTCGTGATTCGGCGGTTGCTGGGCAGCCAAGAACCGCGCCAAATATCAGCCCACATGTCAAAAGATTTGCAGGATAGGTGATCACGAAATCGACACTGCTTTGACAGACAATTGAGGCCAAGACAAAACACCCTGCCGCTCCGATCGCCATTTGCCCCGGATCGGAGCTCTGGGTGAACACGGTCCAGCATCGCCGCGCCAACAACAGGATTCCCAACAGAACGATGGCGACGCCAAGCAATCCGCTTTCGGTCAAAACTTCGAGGTATTGGTTATGGGCGTTGCGGTACCACGAATCGGTATCGCGGTTTTTGAAGGGGAGATGGGCGAAGCCATAGGTGCCGACACCAGAGCCGAGCGGTAGATAGTGAATTGCAGCGGCGGATCCCGCAGCCCAGTGTTCGAAACGGTCGTCGGCAGAAATTCGTTGAGCCGAAAGATCTTCTGAACGTTTTTCCAGCGAATCCTGCTGGGAGAGAAACCATGTTGCTGCAGCCATCCCCGCAATCGAGATCAGCGCAACGCCCACCACGGACCGCCAACCAATGCCGCGCAGACCAACGCTTGAAATCAAAACGGTCGCGATCAGTACAGAAGCCCTGGCTCCGCGAGAAAACGATAATAGAACAGCAAAGCCGATCACCATTACCAACGAAATCGAAACGACGACTGGCAGGTCGGTCCAGTATCCGCGCCGACTGTAGGAATCCCAAACTTGAGTCGAGCGTTCACGTTCAAAGGTCCAGAGTCGTTTGTCTGCCAAAACCCAAATCAACAACCCGATGCTTCAACCATCGGACATCATTCTCGAGGAAGGCGATATTGTGGTTGTGGAAGCTCGGGACACCGAATTTTTCTACACTGGTGGCCTTCTGCATGGCGGTCAGTTTCCGATCCCACGCGATTATGACTTAGATGGTGTGGGTGCCATGGCGATCGCAGGTCAAGGTCTCGGAGCTGCTGGTCAATCACCAGGAGGTGGCGGAATGTTGGGTGGCGGCTTTGCTGGTGCGTCCCCGACTCAGCTATACGTCATACGAACCACTCCGTGCGGCGACCAATTCAATATCGCCGTGGACCTGAACAAGGCACTCAATGACAACTCCGAACGGTTGATGGTCCAGCCTGGTGATACCCTGATTCTGCGGTACAAGCCGTGCGAAGAGTTGGTCAACTTTAGTCTGGTGACCTTCTTCACCTACGGTATTACCGAACTGTTCAGAAATTAAGATTGGCAACGAATCGTAAGATGCGTGGAGAACGTTCGGCGCTGGTTGGATTGTTGGCACTTGCAGCGCCCAGGTGTTTGTAGCCCGCCTCGGTGGCGTTGCTGGGGGGCTTCAGTGGCGTTCTGCAGGTTAGGAATTCGACGCCATCGTTAGTTGCAAATTCATTCAGAGGATGATGGGGGAAACCTGGCTAACGCATGTCTCTTGGGGAGGCTTCTTGGTCACGAGCGCGGTGACGAGGTTTTTGAAGTTCAATCGCCGCGAAGATTCGATCGAGTTGCGGATTGGATCCACCGAGCGCTCGGGCCACATTGGCTTGTTTTTGAGCGGTCCGCGCGTCGCCAAGTTTTAACGCCAACGAAGCGGAGCGAAGTCGGTAATCAATATTTTGGGGGGCGGCAAGAGTGGCGTTTTGCCAATGCTCTGCCGCCCGCTGCAAATCCGCGTTCAGTTCCGCCAGTTGTGCGTTGCAGGCGTGTCTTTCGGCTGTTGTAAGTAGACCTTCAGAATGGATCAGTTGCTCGCTTCGGCGTTGGCAAAATGGTACTAGTTCTGCAAGCTTCTTGTCTCGCAATGCGTGTCCGGTCATTGCGATCAACAAGTCGGGATTGGCGGGAAACAACTGATTGACGATCGTTTCTGCCTTCCATTTCATCATGGCGAGTCCCAAAATCGTTTGCCGCCGCGTCGCGGCGATGGCTAGATAGCGACGCCAAGTCTCTATCGCCAGTTCTTGTTCGTCGCCCAGGTAGAAGAGTAGTCCTGCAAAATAGAGTTGCTCAGGATTGCTACGTGCAAGTTGTTTCAAACGCAATGCATGGGGGCGCCAATCGTCGCCGATCCACGGAGCCAACGTGGCACGGTTCAAATGGGTTTGTGGCATTAACGGATTCGATTCGTTGGCACGCGACAGGGCGGCAAGCGACGAATGGAGTAGCTGCCGATCACCCTCCTCGGGGACCAGTTGGTTGCGGAGTTTCGATTGTTGTTGCTGATCGGCCACCGCAAAAGCTTCGAACCAGCCCATCGGGGATTGGATGATCCATTGTTCGCTCTGTTGTGCGTCGGATACCGATGGTTGGTTGGACGCGTGGCGTGCGATGATCCGAAGCCGCAGTTCCGCGTTCTGCCACCAAGCCAATTGTTGCCACGCGATCGCGTTATCGGGCATCGCATCGGTCAGTTTTTGTAGCTGCTGAGCGTTTTCAGAACACTCTTTTTGCGAGGGGAGTTGATCGTCGGAAAGAGGTGTTGTTGCGAGCAAAATCTGTTGGCTGTGAACCTCTCTACCGAGTATGAATTGGCTGGAGAACAGTGGGATCGCCAGTAGCATGAGCCATGCAAACGGACCCAAAGCGATGGGCCGGGGAGATGTCGGGGGCTTGCTGTGATACGTCGACGCGTCTGTTGGCGAGCCTTTGGAGGAACGCAACTCACAACCGCAGACCGCTCCGAGCAGCAGTCCTGCCGTCATCATATTTGCGGGGTAGATAATCACAAAATCAACGAGTGCTTGGCCGGCAACCGCGATCAAGGCAACACATCCGGCGGCGCCGATTCCAATCTGACTTGGCTCCTTGCTGCACGTTAAGACATGCCAAGATCGAATTCCTAACAGGACGATACCCGACATCAAGAGTACCATGCCGAGGATCCCGCTTTCGGTGAGCACTTCAAGATATTGGTTGTGGGCATTTTCATACCAGGCGGTGGAGTCCTCGTGCATGAAAGGCAGGTGGGCAAATCCGTAAGTGCCGATGCCTGAACCTGTCGGAATGTAGTGGATCGCTGCGTCGACCCCATCCCAGAAGTGTTCGAACCGGCCATCGCCGGCAATGTGATCTAGTGCGAGGTCTGTCGATCGTGTCTCAATACGTTCATGTTGTGCTGCCAAATACGAACCGCCGGCGACGACTGCCACCGCGCATGCCCCTAACGCAGCGATAGCCCGCCAACCAACCGTTCTCAAACCAGCGATCGCAATAAAAAACAATCCAGCCGCACCACATACCCAAGCGCCGCGCGACAGCGATAGAACGATTGCAATTCCAATTAGTAGCATCAGCGAGATGGATGCCACGACGGGCAGGTCGGTCCAGTATCCGCCACGGTTGTAAACTTGAAGGTTCCGAGAGCCTCGCTGTCGACCGAAGTTCCAGAGTTGTTTGTTTGCGAGGTTCCAGATTGCGATCCCGCTCGCGGCCGATAAGCCGACCAGCAGGTAAGCAGCCCCTGCGTTGCGATAGTGAAACGTCGAAAATGTATCGCGAAAGTACTCTTCTTGAATGCCGGGGACGACTTGGGTGGAATCTGTTGCCCGCTGCATGATCGACCAGACCGCGATTGCTCCCGCATTCGCAGCGATGCCAAGCATTAGGGTCAAGCGTCCATTCCGCGTCGTAAAAACGGTGCAGCCGAGAACAAGCCCAGCCACCCCTAAAGTGCTTACGCTCCAGCCCACTCGGCTCTGCGATGGAATGATGCTCAGCGTTTGGAACGAAGACGATGTCGCGTCAGTCGGCCGAGGCGACGAGGTCTCGGGATCGCCGCTGGCGGGAATAAATTCCGCTCGTGTATTGGCCGTTCCTGGTGACACCGTATGAACAAGACGCTCGGGCAGCGGCACTGACTGCAGCCAACCCCAAAGCAGCCAGAGAAAACAAAGAACGCACAATCCTGATCGAGGGCGAGGCGTTGTTTCTCGGGACTCGACCACAATCAACCCGAGTCCTACTGCAACGCTCATTCCAACGGCAAGCTGCCATTGGACAATGGTTTGAGCGCCGCCGTACATCCATGCCGAATACGAGAGCAATCCTAAGATTGTCAGGTGGCATAGGTAGATCCCTAGGTTTGCCCACCACCGGGAACCTTTCGAATCGGCCTGTCGAGGCTTCGCGATTGGACGATCGTTGCGTGACATCGCGTTGGGAGGTCTGGTGGATGAAAGTGTGAGACGAAGGGCAGGAAGGTGAGGTATCCGTTGATAGCTGGATGCGACCAAAAGAAAAAAACTCCGCAGCAAGCCAGACGTGGATGCTACGGAATTTGAACTGTTCCACAAAACGGGATTCTTAGATGGCTATCCCCTGAGTT from Rosistilla carotiformis includes the following:
- a CDS encoding O-antigen ligase family protein codes for the protein MLGIAANAGAIAVWSIMQRATDSTQVVPGIQEEYFRDTFSTFHYRNAGAAYLLVGLSAASGIAIWNLANKQLWNFGRQRGSRNLQVYNRGGYWTDLPVVASISLMLLIGIAIVLSLSRGAWVCGAAGLFFIAIAGLRTVGWRAIAALGACAVAVVAGGSYLAAQHERIETRSTDLALDHIAGDGRFEHFWDGVDAAIHYIPTGSGIGTYGFAHLPFMHEDSTAWYENAHNQYLEVLTESGILGMVLLMSGIVLLGIRSWHVLTCSKEPSQIGIGAAGCVALIAVAGQALVDFVIIYPANMMTAGLLLGAVCGCELRSSKGSPTDASTYHSKPPTSPRPIALGPFAWLMLLAIPLFSSQFILGREVHSQQILLATTPLSDDQLPSQKECSENAQQLQKLTDAMPDNAIAWQQLAWWQNAELRLRIIARHASNQPSVSDAQQSEQWIIQSPMGWFEAFAVADQQQQSKLRNQLVPEEGDRQLLHSSLAALSRANESNPLMPQTHLNRATLAPWIGDDWRPHALRLKQLARSNPEQLYFAGLLFYLGDEQELAIETWRRYLAIAATRRQTILGLAMMKWKAETIVNQLFPANPDLLIAMTGHALRDKKLAELVPFCQRRSEQLIHSEGLLTTAERHACNAQLAELNADLQRAAEHWQNATLAAPQNIDYRLRSASLALKLGDARTAQKQANVARALGGSNPQLDRIFAAIELQKPRHRARDQEASPRDMR
- a CDS encoding O-antigen ligase family protein — translated: MVIGFAVLLSFSRGARASVLIATVLISSVGLRGIGWRSVVGVALISIAGMAAATWFLSQQDSLEKRSEDLSAQRISADDRFEHWAAGSAAAIHYLPLGSGVGTYGFAHLPFKNRDTDSWYRNAHNQYLEVLTESGLLGVAIVLLGILLLARRCWTVFTQSSDPGQMAIGAAGCFVLASIVCQSSVDFVITYPANLLTCGLIFGAVLGCPATAESRKDSSRLAVGGAPYPTTGANGFIWLLLAVAPLQLSQYLLRKEVESDNILSATEIPMETVTPTLDQCNKNQDKLRRLTDAMPDNVAAWQRYAWWQLAELRLKAAKQEAPNQLDKAWQHQTTLHWFSMFANMPSKQHSQSLAALFPSPTDQRLMRDVNHSLQRAVQCNPLSPQSHLALAMLAPISNNAWQHWGTNLAQLAHSNPEHIYAAGLLHYLTDDSEAAIRLWNRYLTVSSQRADTILALAHRRWPPETIVNQLFPDNIALLLAMAGRAQRDPSMREPQSLWTARCIDILQSDESLSDAERAAGRAQLAEQQSDWQQAITYWREAVQGDTSNPTFRVRLSAAHLKLGNEIAAYDQAIVAGSLGARQHQVDSLFHTIERLRRNREPR
- a CDS encoding polysaccharide biosynthesis tyrosine autokinase, which gives rise to MQTNHSTKEIAFPADGMLDSPPSDVTRILRRRWPLLLFGLVVGLGIAYAYHKNTKVVYQSSMDILVSQRASELMTSNSPNGRSFDASVVRADLLATHIALLKSPMILNDAIEVGNLSDLDSFVAARREGNSALGLLSGNLNIQRGGAGGSQGASVLQVTYQSSDPEDAEYVLEVVYERYCHHIESRTQNVGEEAAALIIQAQATNEQELQDATQAYTAFLATSVGMLDGEQLHSVSHDRLQTLEQEIAEVRSQLVYAKSKLESIAEIEASGSDQEQMDIERLALLNARDADRLKFFMDIANGDVGSTGASREDPLRAAAINLEHTKVLGLMLREQALTADYGDEHPLVQRVRDELTSVRNYINEKAPTGLEEIVSSGMTPSQILTAFSTLLNNDIKDLSKRQQHLMEEAATVRVAAKAAESEFLEGTALKAKMTRAQQRYDVIMGRLQELELTSDYAGFTIDLLSPPGVGGQIWPKLSKILMNGALAGLLVGGLLAFWAEYADQTFRDPSDLERSLNANVIAHVPRFQVTRKEKKAAKQSSLSPLCRTVFAPHSVESEVLTMARTSLFVHTGQTDENVIQVTSPMPGDGKSTMTVNVAAAIAKAGKRVLLIDADLRRPTLYKLLGIQHPKGLAEYLMGDASLEEVTVSSEIPGLDFICHGHHASEPAELLESFALETLIAEARQDYDFVFIDSPPLLAVADPLIIAAQADTVLMVVRVQKNGRRPVERSRELLTSNKIKVAGIIVNGAERGDKNFGYGEYVKPYEYGYATQYTKSYSSKPQPRPVSSASV